One window of Lemur catta isolate mLemCat1 chromosome 3, mLemCat1.pri, whole genome shotgun sequence genomic DNA carries:
- the LOC123634791 gene encoding high affinity nerve growth factor receptor-like: protein MPPSPHKGMSPRGPRLEGRFCLVPGAEAGAEGTAHLIPEKPAGARVGSCWRRHGACQGPPFLPCVPTDTNSTSGDPVEKKDETPFGVSVAVGLAVFACLFLSTLLLVLNKCGRRNKFGINRPAVLASEDGLAMSLHFMTLGGSSLSPTEGKGSGLQGHIIENPQYFSDACVHHIKRRDIVLKWELGEGAFGKVFLAECHNLLPEKDKMLVAVKALKEVSESARQDFQREAELLTMLQHQHIVRFFGVCTEGRPLLMVFEYMRHGDLNRFLRSHGPDAKLLAGGEDVAPGPLGLGQLLAVASQVAAGMVYLAGLHFVHRDLATRNCLVGQGLVVKIGDFGMSRDIYSTDYYRVGGRTMLPIRWMPPESILYRKFTTESDVWSFGVVLWEIFTYGKQPWYQLSNTEAIECITQGRELERPRACPPEVYAIMRGCWQREPQQRHSIKDVHARLQALAQAPPVYLDVLG, encoded by the exons atgccACCCTCACCCCACAAAGGGATGAGCCCCAGAGGG cccaggctggagggtaGGTTCTGTCTGGTCCCTGGAGccgaggctggggcagagggtaCAGCTCACCTAATCCCTGAAAAGCcagctggggccagggtggggagctGCTGGAGGAGACACGGTGCGTGCCAAGGCCCACCCTTCCTGCCCTGTGTCCCTACAGACACTAACAGCACGTCTGGAGACCCAGTGGAGAAGAAGGACGAAACACCTTTTGGG GTCTCTGTGGCCGTGGGGCTGGCTGTCTTTGCCTGCCTCTTCCTTTCTACGCTGCTCCTTGTGCTCAACAAATGCGGACGGAGAAACAAGTTTGGGATCAACC gccctgctgtgCTGGCTTCAGAGGACGGGCTGGCCATGTCTCTGCATTTCATGACATTGGGTGGCAGTTCCCTGTCCCCCACCGAGGGCAAAGGCTCTGGGCTCCAAGGCCACATCATCGAGAACCCACAATACTTCAGTGATGCCT GTGTTCATCACATCAAGCGCCGGGACATCGTGCTCAAGTGGGAGCTGGGCGAGGGTGCCTTTGGGAAGGTCTTCCTTGCCGAGTGCCACAACCTGCTGCCTGAGAAGGACAAGATGCTGGTGGCCGTCAAG GCGCTGAAGGAGGTATCCGAGAGCGCCCGGCAAGACTTCCAGCGCGAGGCGGAGCTGCTCACCATGTTGCAGCACCAGCACATCGTGCGCTTCTTTGGCGTCTGCACCGAGGGCCGCCCGCTGCTCATGGTCTTTGAGTATATGCGGCATGGCGACCTCAACCGCTTCCTCCG GTCCCATGGGCCTGATGCCAAGCTGCTGGCTGGCGGGGAGGATGTGGCTCCAggtcccctgggcctggggcagctgCTGGCCGTGGCTAGCCAGGTCGCTGCGGGGATGGTGTACCTGGCGGGTCTGCACTTTGTGCACCGGGACCTGGCCACGCGCAACTGTCTGGTGGGTCAGGGACTAGTGGTCAAGATCGGTGACTTCGGCATGAGCAGGGATATCTACAGCACTGACTATTACCGC GTGGGAGGCCGCACCATGCTGCCCATCCGCTGGATGCCGCCGGAGAGCATCCTCTACCGCAAGTTCACCACCGAGAGCGACGTGTGGAGCTTCGGCGTGGTGCTCTGGGAGATCTTCACCTACGGCAAGCAGCCCTGGTACCAGCTCTCCAACACCGAG GCGATTGAGTGCATCACGCAGGGACGTGAGTTGGAGCGGCCACGTGCCTGCCCGCCAGAGGTCTACGCCATCATGCGGGGCTGCTGGCAGCGGGAGCCCCAGCAGCGCCACAGCATCAAGGACGTACATGCCCGGCTGCAAGCCCTGGCCCAGGCGCCTCCTGTCTACCTGGACGTCCTGGGCtag
- the NTRK1 gene encoding high affinity nerve growth factor receptor, with protein MYVCKRYIENQQHLQHLELSDLRGLGELRNLTIVKSGLRSVAPDAFNFTPRLSRLNLSSNALESLSWKTVQGLSLQELVLSGNPLHCSCALRWLQRWEEEGLGGVREQKLQCGGQGPLALMPNASCGVPTLKVQMPNASVDVGDDVLLRCQVEGRGLKQADWILTELEGSATVMKSGGLPSLELTLANVTSDLNRKNVTCWAENDVGRAEVSVQVNVSFPASVQLHAPVELHHWCIPFSVDGQPAPSLRWLFNGSVLNETSFIFTEFLEPAANETVRHGCLRLNQPTHVNNGNYTLLAANPSGQAADWVMAAFMDNPFEFNPEDPIPGVRATLNPVPTAGLYLGWRSGCPGKPGPLSAMTLTPGAGVPGPGQKGVQSPDVQLCAGPLGPFPQARTSEPLSYSIHLGWLKREPCTRAFLAQLENDHRHLLP; from the exons atgtatgtgtgcaagAG GTACATCGAGAACCAGCAGCATCTGCAGCATCTGGAGCTCAGTGACCTGAGGGGCCTGGGGGAGCTGAGAAACCT CACCATCGTGAAGAGTGGTCTCCGTTCCGTGGCGCCAGATGCCTTCAATTTCACTCCTCGGCTCAGTCGCCT GAATCTCTCCTCCAATGCTCTGGAGTCTCTCTCCTGGAAAACCGTGCAGGGCCTCTCCTTACAGGAACT GGTCCTGTCAGGGAACCCTCTGCACTGTTCCTGTGCCCTGCGCTGGCTGCAGcgctgggaggaggagggcctGGGCGGAGTGCGAGAACAGAAGCTGCAGTGTGGCGGGCAGGGGCCCCTCGCCCTCATGCCCAACGCCAGCTGCG GCGTGCCCACGCTGAAGGTCCAGATGCCTAATGCCTCCGTGGACGTGGGGGACGACGTGCTGCTGCGGTGCCAGGTGGAAGGGCGGGGCCTGAAGCAGGCCGACTGGATCCTCACGGAGCTGGAGGGGTCAGCCACGGTGATG AAGTCTGGGGGTCTGCCATCCTTGGAGCTGACTCTGGCCAATGTCACCAGTGACCTCAACAGGAAGAACGTGACTTGCTGGGCAGAGAATGACGTGGGCCGGGCCGAAGTCTCTGTCCAGGTCAACGTCTCCT TCCCGGCCAGCGTGCAGCTGCATGCACCGGTGGAGCTGCACCACTGGTGCATTCCCTTCTCCGTGGACGGGCAGCCAGCGCCCTCTCTGCGCTGGCTCTTCAATGGCTCCGTGCTCAATGAGACCAGCTTCATCTTCACTGAGTTCCTGGAGCCGGCGGCCAACGAGACTGTGCGGCACGGCTGTCTGCGCCTCAACCAGCCCACCCATGTCAACAACGGCAACTACACGCTGCTGGCTGCCAACCCCTCTGGCCAGGCCGCCGACTGGGTCATGGCTGCCTTCATGGACAACCCTTTCGAGTTCAACCCCGAGGACCCCATCCCTGGTGTGAGGGCCACCCTGAACCCTGTCCCCACTGCTGGGCTCTACCTGGGGTGGAGATCAGGATGTCCAGGGAAGCCTGGCCCACTTTCTGCTATGACCCTGACCCCAGGAGCTGGAGTGCCTGGTCCTGGACAGAAAGGAGTCCAGAGTCCTGATGTCCAGCTCTGTGCTGGCCCCCTTGGTCCCTTCCCCCAAGCCAGGACTTCTGAACCCCTGAGCTATTCCATCCATTTGGGCTGGCTGAAGAGAGAGCCATGCACAAGGGCATTCCTGGCCCAGCTGGAAAATGATCACAGGCATCTTCTCCCTTGA